The following are encoded in a window of Ogataea parapolymorpha DL-1 chromosome VII, whole genome shotgun sequence genomic DNA:
- a CDS encoding Thymidylate synthase: protein MTNIEEQAYLDLCQRIISEGEHRPDRTGTGTYSVFAPPQLRFSLKDNKFPLLTTKKVFFKGILHELLWFIAGETDAKKLTEKGVKIWEGNGSREYLDSLGLTHRREGDLGPVYGFQWRHFGAEYVDCDTDYTGKGYDQLAKIIDTLRTNPYDRRIILSAWNPPAFKDMALPPCHVFCQFYVSFPKNSKPQLSCIMYQRSCDMGLGVPFNIASYALLTHMISHVVDMEPGEFIHTMGDSHVYCDHVDALKEQLKRTPRAFPTLKINRKVTSIDDFRFEDFEVKDYEPYGPIKMQMSV, encoded by the coding sequence ATGACAAATATCGAAGAGCAGGCGTACCTTGATCTGTGCCAGCGCATCATCAGCGAAGGAGAACACCGTCCAGATCGTACTGGTACCGGCACTTACTCTGTTTTTGCCCCTCCTCAGCTGCGTTTCTCGCTGAAAGACAACAAATTCCCTCTATTGACAACCAAAAaggtgtttttcaaaggTATCCTTCACGAACTTCTCTGGTTTATTGCTGGCGAGACAGATGCCAAGAAATTGACCGAGAAGGGCGTTAAAATATGGGAAGGAAATGGATCTAGAGAGTACCTTGACTCGCTCGGCCTAACACACAGACGGGAAGGAGATCTCGGTCCAGTTTACGGCTTCCAATGGAGACACTTCGGGGCAGAATATGTCGACTGCGACACAGACTACACAGGCAAAGGCTACGATCAACTGGCCAAAATCATCGATACTTTAAGAACCAACCCTTACGATAGAAGAATTATTTTGAGCGCATGGAATCCTCCGGCTTTCAAGGACATGGCTCTGCCACCATGCCATGTTTTTTGTCAATTTTATGTTAGTTTCCCCAAGAACTCCAAACCGCAGCTTAGTTGCATCATGTACCAGCGGTCCTGTGACATGGGTCTCGGCGTTCCATTTAATATAGCCTCCTATGCTCTTCTGACACATATGATCTCACACGTCGTGGATATGGAGCCAGGCGAATTTATTCATACCATGGGCGACTCTCACGTGTATTGTGATCATGTCGATGCCCTcaaggagcagctcaagcGGACCCCACGTGCATTTCCAACGCTGAAGATCAATAGAAAAGTGACCTCCATCGATGATTTCAGATTTGAAGACTTTGAAGTGAAGGACTACGAACCATATGGGCCAATTAAGATGCAGATGAGTGTGTAG
- a CDS encoding Cytochrome c1, heme protein, mitochondrial — protein sequence MYSQLGSSLRRPLRLRAFSTAKTPVSSNTKRVVQGVIATVGLASGYVLYQDSQTAQAMTAAEHGLHAPEYGWSHGGMFDTFDHASIRRGFQVYREVCAACHSLDRVAWRTLVGVSHTQNEARAMAEEFEYDDEPDDQGNPRKRPGKLADYIPGPYANEQAARAANQGALPPDLSLIVKARHGGCDYIFSLLTGYPDEPPAGVQLPPGSNYNPYFPGGSIAMGRVLFDDLVEYEDGTPATTSQMAKDVTTFLNWAAEPEHDERKRLGVKALIIVTSLYFLSVWVKKFKWAPIKHRKITFHPPKK from the coding sequence ATGTATTCCCAACTTGGATCTTCGTTGCGGCGACCATTGAGACTCAGAGCCTTTTCTACCGCGAAGACTCCGGTGTCTTCCAACACCAAGAGAGTAGTGCAGGGTGTCATTGCTACGGTCGGTCTCGCTTCTGGATATGTTCTTTACCAGGATTCCCAAACTGCTCAGGCCATGACTGCTGCCGAGCACGGTTTGCACGCTCCAGAATACGGATGGTCCCACGGTGGTATGTTTGATACATTTGATCATGCCTCCATTAGAAGAGGTTTCCAAGTCTACAGAGAGGTTTGTGCAGCATGCCATTCCTTGGACAGAGTTGCTTGGAGAACGCTTGTTGGTGTTTCGCACACTCAGAACGAAGCCAGAGCCATGGCTGAAGAGTTCGAATACGACGATGAACCAGATGACCAAGGTAACCCAAGAAAGAGACCAGGTAAGCTTGCCGACTACATCCCAGGTCCTTATGCCAACGAACAGGCTGCCAGAGCTGCCAATCAGGGTGCTCTGCCTCCTGATCTCTCGCTGATTGTCAAGGCCAGACACGGTGGTTGTGACTACATCTTCTCGTTGTTGACTGGTTACCCAGATGAGCCACCAGCCGGTGTCCAGCTTCCTCCAGGTTCCAATTACAACCCATACTTCCCAGGTGGTTCTATTGCCATGGGTAGAGTCTTATTCGACGACCTTGTTGAGTACGAAGATGGCACCCCAGCTACCACATCGCAGATGGCCAAGGATGTTACCACATTCTTGAACTGGGCCGCTGAGCCTGAACACGACGAGAGAAAGAGACTTGGTGTCAAGGCATTAATCATTGTCACCTCCCTTTACTTCCTGTCCGTCTGGgtgaagaagttcaagTGGGCTCCAATCAAGCACAGAAAGATCACCTTCCATCCACCAAAGAAATAA
- a CDS encoding Protein YNG1, which produces MTADVNVSTVVNANNAFISFLDHLPCDIVRSLWVTQSLSLKNEEIRNQLDSLLRDQRPGKITKVETLRVIANLRGQLVRNSRELVAEAEQLSQILAHHQRLSSNELHLMDLLKDSRKQQDTRTWEDFTRFKRNFVSTAHDDSDAEDEDPLAQKREIVLSAGDSRVRKTIKEKKERKEKTEKNEKSTRISIKLGTESPVEPTPSPAPETPPQEQYCVCRGPSMGRMIACDNSSCPIEWFHYKCVGLYADPGDKRWFCSSDCEQKFKNRIARKRRRRKGY; this is translated from the coding sequence ATGACTGCTGATGTAAATGTCAGCACTGTCGTCAACGCTAATAATGCATTTATTTCTTTTCTGGACCACTTGCCGTGTGATATAGTGCGATCATTGTGGGTCACTCAATctttgagtttgaagaACGAGGAGATACGAAATCAGCTGGACTCACTTTTGAGAGATCAAAGACCGGGCAAGATCACAAAAGTAGAGACGTTGCGCGTAATCGCCAACTTAAGAGGCCAGCTTGTACGCAACTCTAGGGAACTTGTTGCTGAAGCCGAACAACTGTCTCAGATTTTGGCTCACCATCAAAGGTTATCTTCTAACGAGCTGCATCTTATGGACCTTCTCAAGGATTCGAGAAAACAACAAGACACGCGAACCTGGGAGGACTTTACTCGCTTTAAACGGAATTTTGTCTCTACTGCTCATGATGATTCTGATGCCGAGGATGAGGATCCCCTGGCCCAGAAGCGAGAAATAGTTCTTAGCGCTGGAGATAGCAGGGTCAGGAAGACAATtaaagagaagaaggaacGGAAAGAGAAGACCGAGAAAAATGAGAAATCAACTCGCATTTCTATTAAGTTGGGAACAGAGTCGCCGGTCGAACCAACGCCATCGCCAGCCCCAGAAACACCGCCCCAAGAACAGTATTGCGTATGCCGTGGCCCGAGTATGGGTAGAATGATCGCGTGCGACAACTCGTCTTGCCCGATAGAGTGGTTCCACTACAAATGTGTTGGATTGTATGCAGATCCAGGTGACAAACGCTGGTTTTGCAGTTCTGACTGTGAACAGAAATTCAAAAATCGTATCGCAAGAAAGAGACGCAGGCGCAAAGGCTACTAA
- a CDS encoding Mannan endo-1,6-alpha-mannosidase DFG5 → MIWLSFLSYLLLGPVRGLDLDTTSQDSVCDAATLIMDGIMDYYEGIRYGGTVGMFQAPYYWWLAGEVFGGMIDTWYFCENDTYETIIYDALLAQIGADKDYMPSNQTATEGNDDQAFWGLAALEAAERNFTNPSGQYKDVSWMGLAQAVYNTMWARWDTSNCGGGLRWQIFTWNTGYDYKNSVSNAGLFNIAARIARYTSNDSYADTAETVYNWLRDVNFISLEGDGYQVFDGAKIGTDNCSTLSKSEWTYNYGLLIGGCAYMYNYTEDESWLTEVGRFYEGISATFLNNSIIYERQCQESGTCNNDQRSFKSVFSRMLGATAKLVPEYHDKIMDIITASAQGAAKSCSGGSDGHTCGMNWAYGGWDGWYGLGEQISALEVMQNLLIDKHDAPYSYYGGRRTNDTSSASGGGSSSIDNEAGTNADDDSLNANTMKINTKDRVGAGIITGIVLAIVIALTVWMLV, encoded by the coding sequence ATGATTTGGTTATCGTTCTTATCATACCTCCTTCTGGGGCCTGTGAGAGGTCTCGACCTAGACACCACTTCACAGGATTCTGTTTGCGATGCAGCCACTTTGATCATGGATGGTATTATGGACTATTACGAAGGAATTCGCTATGGAGGAACCGTCGGTATGTTCCAAGCTCCTTACTATTGGTGgcttgctggagaagtGTTTGGAGGTATGATCGACACATGGTATTTTTGCGAAAATGATACCTACGAGACGATCATTTACGACGCCTTATTAGCCCAAATTGGTGCAGATAAAGATTACATGCCTTCAAATCAAACTGCAACTGAAGGTAACGACGATCAAGCCTTTTGGGGGCTTGCGGCTCTCGAGGCTGCTGAGAGAAACTTCACCAACCCTTCTGGACAATATAAGGACGTTTCTTGGATGGGGTTGGCCCAAGCAGTGTATAACACCATGTGGGCCAGATGGGATACCAGCAATTGTGGTGGAGGTTTGAGATGGCAAATCTTCACATGGAATACGGGTTACGACTACAAGAACTCTGTGTCCAATGCTGGTCTATTCAACATTGCTGCGAGAATAGCCAGATACACTTCCAACGATTCTTATGCCGATACAGCAGAGACTGTTTATAATTGGCTCAGAGATGTGAACTTCATCAGCTTGGAAGGAGACGGCTACCAAGTGTTTGATGGCGCAAAAATTGGAACCGATAATTGCTCTACCCTGTCCAAATCCGAGTGGACCTATAACTACGGTCTGTTGATTGGTGGTTGTGCTTACATGTACAATTACACTGAGGACGAAAGCTGGTTGACTGAAGTGGGAAGATTTTACGAAGGAATATCGGCAACTTTCCTCAACAATTCGATCATTTATGAGCGGCAATGTCAAGAATCAGGAACTTGCAACAATGACCAAAGATCTTTCAAGTCGGTGTTCAGTCGCATGCTTGGAGCAACAGCCAAGTTGGTTCCTGAATACCATGACAAGATTATGGACATTATTACAGCTTCTGCCCAAGGAGCAGCCAAGTCCTGTAGCGGAGGAAGCGATGGGCACACGTGTGGTATGAATTGGGCATACGGGGGATGGGACGGTTGGTACGGTCTCGGTGAACAAATTTCGGCCCTCGAAGTGATGCAAAATCTGCTTATAGATAAGCACGATGCCCCATATTCTTACTATGGCGGACGCCGTACCAACGACACCAGCTCTGCCAGTGGAGGCGGTTCATCGTCCATAGACAACGAGGCGGGTACCAATGCTGATGACGACTCTTTGAACGCAAACACCATGAAAATCAATACAAAGGATCGTGTGGGGGCCGGAATAATTACAGGAATTGTTTTGGCCATTGTGATTGCGCTCACTGTTTGGATGCTTGTTTAA
- a CDS encoding Actin patches distal protein 1, with translation MFVLKKFLNSSDATVEAVSKIVPVSNEPATCDASECHTRYSESCFKLSPAAVATPLWESAKAPELHVLVSTGKTDWSHDAFDAPNTVLAKISQTVNGAISKKFNISTKINTTSLALNTNEFEAYSKQEKCDVLLLPYFVWCKGITIENCEDALTELISTFVSQQPLPETVHGCTIEKDQSKSYILLCSHRTRDKKCGITAPIMKKEFDSQLRELELYRDPGDDRPGGVPVIFVNHVGGHKFAANVLIYNREGEFVWFARCTPLNVKPILQETIGKGKVFPELVRNARKYAVTW, from the coding sequence ATGTTTGTGCTCAAGAAGTTTCTCAATAGCTCCGACGCTACAGTTGAGGCAGTCTCTAAGATTGTGCCGGTGTCAAATGAACCTGCAACATGCGATGCTTCCGAGTGTCACACCCGTTACTCTGAATCTTGTTTCAAACTCTCGCCCGCTGCTGTCGCAACGCCACTTTGGGAGAGTGCCAAAGCTCCTGAATTGCATGTTTTGGTATCTACAGGGAAAACCGATTGGAGCCACGATGCGTTTGATGCCCCGAACACTGTTTTGGCCAAAATATCGCAAACAGTCAATGGCGCAATatccaaaaaattcaataTCTCGACAAAGATCAACACTACTTCCTTGGCCTTAAACACCAATGAATTCGAGGCTTACAgcaaacaggaaaaatgCGACGTGCTGCTCTTGCCATATTTCGTGTGGTGCAAGGGGATTACCATAGAAAACTGTGAAGATGCTCTGACAGAGTTAATTAGTACATTTGTCAGTCAACAGCCACTTCCAGAAACAGTGCATGGTTGCACTATTGAGAAAGACCAGAGTAAGTCATATATTTTGCTCTGTTCCCACCGTACAAGAGATAAGAAGTGTGGCATCACGGCTCCTATCATGAAGAAAGAATTTGATTCCCAGCTCCGTGAGCTGGAGCTATACCGAGATCCAGGAGATGACAGACCTGGTGGGGTTCCAGTGATCTTTGTGAACCATGTTGGAGGCCACAAGTTTGCTGCTAATGTGCTTATTTATAATCGCGAGGGAGAATTTGTGTGGTTTGCGCGGTGTACTCCTCTTAATGTCAAGCCAATTCTACAAGAAACCATTGGCAAAGGAAAAGTATTCCCGGAGCTGGTGAGAAATGCACGCAAATATGCTGTCACATGGTGA
- a CDS encoding protein disulfide isomerase family A, member 6: MFISTVKFAILLFVTATLARVLELDTSNFDDVVLNSDKHTLVKFYASWCSHCSKLEPVWEELATAYEKEPNVQIARIDADKHQKVGKRYGINGYPTIKLFKKDDVQHPIEFEGARSVEAFNNFISAHTGVKPPSSASNLVVKLNDLNIEDVVGGKDAFIAVTAEWCGHCKNLKPIWQKLAEIYQGDSDTVVIGQVQVTDPEPSDWIKEKFQIRSFPTLLYVKNGDLQNPEIYEAPRTLSAFTEFVNERAGTTRAEDGGLHPDAGLLHSLDDLVSTFVGSTKHERVKLANKLTEALNDLKKENKYAKEIRYYSKLVNSLVNGPYDFIPREIARLEKMLGEDLAPEARDSALFRLNILRYFNSCITANTYK, encoded by the coding sequence ATGTTCATCTCAACAGTTAAATTTGCCATTCTCCTGTTTGTTACGGCGACTCTTGCTCGGGTACTGGAGCTGGATACATCCAACTTTGATGATGTGGTTTTGAACTCAGATAAACATACGCTAGTGAAGTTTTATGCCTCATGGTGCAGCCATTGTTCCAAGCTCGAACCTGTTTGGGAGGAGTTAGCAACTGCTTACGAGAAAGAGCCAAATGTACAAATCGCTCGCATTGATGCCGACAAACACCAAAAGGTGGGAAAGCGGTATGGTATTAATGGATATCCGACTATAAAActgttcaagaaggatGACGTTCAGCATCCCATTGAGTTTGAGGGCGCGAGGTCTGTCGAGGCCTTCAACAACTTCATTTCCGCCCACACTGGAGTAAAACCGCCTAGCTCTGCATCTAATCTAGTGGTGAAACTGAACGATTTGAACATCGAGGATGTTGTTGGGGGCAAAGATGCCTTTATTGCTGTCACGGCAGAGTGGTGTGGCCATTGCAAGAATCTCAAGCCAATTTGGCAAAAGCTTGCAGAAATCTACCAAGGCGACTCTGATACCGTTGTTATTGGACAAGTCCAGGTCACAGATCCTGAACCATCAGATTGGATCAAGGAAAAATTCCAGATTCGCTCGTTCCCGACCTTGCTCTACGTCAAAAATGGAGACTTGCAAAATCCCGAAATTTATGAAGCTCCAAGAACTCTTTCTGCATTCACTGAGTTCGTCAACGAACGAGCTGGTACCACACGAGCTGAGGACGGTGGTCTTCACCCGGACGCTGGCCTGCTTCACTCCTTGGACGACCTCGTGTCCACATTTGTTGGCTCAACAAAACATGAGCGCGTGAAGCTAGCCAATAAATTGACGGAAGCACTTAACGATCTtaaaaaagaaaacaaatatGCCAAAGAAATCAGATATTACAGCAAGCTAGTCAACAGTCTAGTCAACGGTCCTTATGATTTCATTCCTCGCGAGATTGCGAGACTAGAGAAAATGCTGGGCGAAGATTTAGCTCCTGAGGCCAGAGACTCAGCACTTTTCAGACTAAACATATTGAGATACTTCAACAGCTGTATTACAGCAAATACATATAAATAA
- a CDS encoding Cytoplasmic tRNA 2-thiolation protein 1 translates to MPSRTPNLCQRCEANKAVMRRPKNLQKLCKECYFHVFETEIHLTIEKEKLFYPGEKVAIGASGGKDSTVLASILKTLNERYNYGVHLVLLSIDEGIVGYRDDSLATVKRNQQQYEMPLEIVSYKDLYNWTMDEIVSCSGVKSSCTYCGVLRRQALDRGAMKLGINHVVTGHNADDMAETVLMNLLRGDTARLESSTNITTKSTGSPIKRSKPFKYCYQKEIVLYAHYKKLDYFSTECTYAPEAFRGTARVLMKNLESVRPSCILDIIYSGEHFKLKQRKKRPGPKKPVTESQETEIRSDGSVSLRNNGNRCEKCGYLSTNKICKACILLQGLELSRAKLNIAAEAVPKVKEDELQHRLQHLSF, encoded by the coding sequence ATGCCCTCCAGGACGCCTAATTTGTGTCAGCGCTGCGAGGCCAATAAGGCCGTGATGCGCAGGCCCAAAAACTTGCAAAAGCTGTGTAAGGAGTGTTATTTTCATGTTTTTGAGACAGAAATTCATCTCACCATAGAGAAGGAAAAACTGTTCTATCCGGGAGAGAAAGTCGCTATAGGGGCTTCTGGAGGAAAGGATTCCACAGTTTTGGCTTCCATACTTAAAACGTTGAACGAAAGGTACAACTACGGAGTTCATTTGGTGCTTCTCAGTATTGATGAGGGCATCGTAGGATATAGAGACGACTCTCTCGCAACAGTGAAAAGAAACCAACAGCAGTATGAAATGCCCTTGGAGATCGTCTCTTATAAAGACTTGTACAACTGGACGATGGATGAGATTGTGTCATGTTCAGGGGTGAAGTCATCTTGTACATACTGCGGTGTTTTAAGACGACAGGCTTTGGACAGAGGAGCAATGAAGCTTGGAATTAATCATGTGGTAACAGGCCACAACGCAGACGATATGGCGGAAACAGTGTTGATGAACTTACTTCGAGGAGACACCGCGCGCTTGGAGAGCTCCACTAATATTACAACAAAGTCAACAGGATCACCAATCAAGAGATCGAAACCGTTCAAGTATTGCTACCAAAAAGAAATCGTTCTTTATGCTCACTACAAGAAACTCGACTATTTCAGCACAGAATGTACTTACGCACCAGAAGCGTTCAGGGGAACCGCTAGAGTGTTGATGAAGAACCTCGAGAGTGTACGGCCGTCCTGTATTTTGGATATCATTTACTCGGGGGAGCATTTTAAATTGAAgcagaggaagaaaagaccaGGTCCTAAAAAGCCTGTTACAGAaagccaagaaacagagatTCGCTCAGATGGATCTGTGTCCTTGCGAAACAACGGGAATCGTTGCGAAAAATGCGGATATTTGTCCACCAACAAAATATGCAAGGCTTGTATATTGCTTCAAGGTTTAGAACTAAGCAGGGCAAAACTGAATATTGCAGCTGAGGCAGTTCCTAAAGTGAAAGAAGATGAACTTCAGCATAGATTACAGCATCTTTCTTTTTAG
- a CDS encoding Proteasome activator BLM10 codes for MDSLSANKLMFNGLSSSALSSSASLVSLASEKVDVEIENSPEPMELGRDVTGDLMKETFDRDMDHESNEEAMEDTEGEYRLRSEMESNSPPTESESPSGLVTPAAVPDPECLAGYLTERPPVLYSFGYHYEGRDQLTNHCDPTYMKLHRARERIGKCLHGLIKCLMQQDGAVELCQQVVHCIKCWLENCGNFGSKNPIFIDHIHLVDLLNIPHVNSPYTRTVIGARLAIYHCNRLSISRSSRLPGDTDKLLIKDLVSLAASRYNETAQNATMVLGSALNKILNCTNLVYGIFKEWEVALLNEDRERLKNVMRFFLVKKFKGFAERSLHNFAKYEDLLARSLEVNDSEVNSLAMKLYGSMKDHILVPSIVCMIDHSLVDSIKPASSTVSLQVKALRWAKDRKRHLIMDRLRRLELSVLKRSQAELHWKFRLKVLELLADVQSNLEIPLDSEILVLLGRSINGVHPEITEDCVLWLSSILDATRTRATINYDLKRFFSPSFRLANVCAVSDIIGMDRPEEFFKEMSNFRDPRFFIDNKLWISTLCWNDEMEVVKNESVESLNLNPQDSATIKAFGELVTKQWILEILKLHMDEGEANAEFQPDLVYFFYLIIVISSYGYTPNMKYPEWFEVCDEIYNKEEKQSHVALSEVYCALLLANKYNSKHLEETDQVISAKLAEIFKTGITQSTHKIWKVFCWWLPAHFDCRRAPKVVSVICDFEVPLSGDTSPFNISSRIGFLKSYMSSVLNRYHDFDEVTRRFFGSLSHPYQIVSERSAAILFDALSYTSIKLFNNKEKLLEASSQNPNGMGLLPFEMPPVFAECLTSYLERVKQLSTTIKGLSTQEIVDSDYMFHVRGLHTLLLYVLKTSYGVLLVPYLKDYILPHLFELDTMKDVCQLAHLNTNVMYFLIASIRYDEEQTKMFIDLIVNDFGLEHPNMVQKEHLLTIVQSYYTVRYLTITSDQRALLVEKVVSFLYSNPVSVKEQAAAVFSAIVHGSMAFEMQPLIDSYISKFTKIINTHRRVKGKKLTADELNLVHGATLGLGALLNAFPYTSPPPKWLPNILWLVAGRCSSYEGVISRTAKTILSKFKKNRQDTWHIDSKFFTDDQLEELEGVSGKSYYL; via the coding sequence ATGGACTCTCTCAGTGCCAACAAACTGATGTTCAATGGTCTTTCATCTAGTGCTCTTTCATCCTCCGCCTCATTGGTATCGTTGGCCAGTGAGAAAGTTGatgttgaaattgaaaattccCCAGAACCAATGGAGCTAGGCAGGGATGTCACCGGTGATCTGATGAAAGAGACTTTTGATCGTGATATGGATCACGAGTCAAATGAAGAAGCTATGGAAGATACAGAAGGCGAGTATCGCTTGAGATCAGAGATGGAGTCTAACAGTCCTCCAACGGAGTCAGAGTCTCCAAGCGGACTTGTGACGCCTGCTGCAGTTCCTGATCCTGAATGCCTAGCTGGCTATCTCACTGAAAGACCTCCGGTGCTCTACAGTTTTGGCTACCATTATGAAGGACGCGATCAGCTCACAAATCATTGTGACCCGACATACATGAAGTTGCATCGTGCTCGAGAGAGAATTGGTAAATGCTTACATGGATTGATCAAATGCCTAATGCAACAAGACGGTGCTGTTGAGCTCTGTCAACAAGTTGTACACTGTATTAAATGTTGGCTAGAAAACTGTGGTAATTTTGGATCCAAGAACCCCATTTTCATTGACCACATCCATTTAGTGGACCTTTTGAACATTCCGCATGTGAACTCACCGTACACAAGAACGGTTATTGGTGCCCGTTTGGCTATTTACCATTGCAACAGATTGTCAATCTCGCGTTCTTCAAGGCTTCCAGGTGATACGGACAAGCTGTTGATCAAAGATCTTGTTTCCTTGGCTGCTAGCAGGTACAATGAAACTGCGCAAAATGCTACCATGGTTCTAGGTTCGGCACTCAACAAGATATTAAATTGTACAAACCTCGTTTATGGTATTTTCAAAGAGTGGGAAGTGGCGTTGCTCAATGAGGACAGAGAGAGGCTCAAAAATGTGATGAGGTTCTTTTTAGTTAAGAAGTTCAAAGGTTTTGCAGAACGAAGCCTCCACAATTTCGCAAAATATGAAGATCTTTTGGCTCGTTCGTTGGAAGTCAATGATTCAGAGGTCAACTCGTTGGCAATGAAGCTTTATGGTTCCATGAAAGACCATATTCTGGTGCCAAGTATTGTGTGCATGATCGACCATAGCTTGGTTGATTCAATAAAGCCGGCCTCTTCAACAGTTTCACTTCAAGTGAAAGCTTTGAGATGGGCCAAGGATCGCAAGAGACATTTGATTATGGACCGCCTCAGACGTTTGGAGCTCTCCGTTCTCAAGCGTTCTCAAGCGGAACTCCATTGGAAATTTAGACTCAAagttctggagctgctaGCTGACGTGCAGTCGAACCTTGAAATTCCTTTGGACAGTGAGattcttgttcttcttgggAGGTCGATCAATGGAGTTCATCCAGAAATCACCGAAGACTGCGTTCTTTGGCTATCTTCTATTCTCGATGCGACACGGACACGGGCAACGATCAATTATGACTTGAAGCGATTTTTCTCCCCCTCATTCCGTTTGGCTAACGTTTGCGCTGTTTCTGATATTATTGGCATGGATCGACCAGAGGAATTTTTCAAGGAAATGTCAAACTTTAGAGATCCAAGGTTCTTTATTGATAACAAACTTTGGATATCCACTTTGTGCTGGAATGATGAAATGGAAGTTGTCAAGAATGAGTCTGTCGAATCGTTGAACCTCAATCCGCAAGACTCTGCGACAATCAAGGcctttggcgagctggtcaCTAAACAGTGGATCCTGGAAATTCTGAAGTTGCACATggatgaaggagaagcaAACGCAGAGTTCCAGCCCGACCTGGTTTATTTCTTCTATTTGATTATCGTCATATCTTCATATGGCTACACACCCAACATGAAATACCCAGAATGGTTTGAAGTTTGTGATGAGATCTACaacaaagaagagaaacaaTCCCATGTGGCACTAAGTGAAGTGTATTGTGCTTTGCTGCTAGCCAACAAATACAACTCCAAACACCTGGAGGAAACTGATCAGGTAATTTCGGCAAAGCTAGCTGAGATTTTCAAGACTGGCATCACCCAGTCCACGCACAAAATCTGGAAAGTGTTTTGCTGGTGGCTGCCTGCTCATTTTGATTGCCGTCGGGCCCCTAAAGTTGTCTCTGTCATATGCGACTTTGAGGTTCCTTTATCGGGTGACACTTCCCCATTCAATATTTCGTCCAGAATCGGATTCCTTAAGTCGTACATGTCTTCTGTGTTGAACCGCTACCACGACTTTGACGAAGTCACTCGGAGATTTTTTGGTTCGCTATCGCATCCATACCAAATTGTTTCCGAAAGATCTGCGGCTATCCTGTTCGACGCATTATCATACACTTCCATCAAATTGTTCAACAATAAGGAAAAACTGTTGGAAGCATCTTCCCAAAATCCAAATGGAATGGGCCTTTTACCCTTCGAAATGCCTCCTGTGTTTGCCGAGTGTCTAACTTCATATCTCGAAAGAGTAAAACAACTAAGCACCACGATCAAAGGTCTTTCTACTCAGGAAATTGTGGATTCAGATTACATGTTTCATGTTCGTGGGCTACATACACTGCTACTGTATGTTCTGAAGACTTCCTACGGAGTCTTGCTTGTTCCATACCTCAAAGACTACATTCTACCTCATCTTTTTGAACTCGATACTATGAAAGATGTATGTCAGTTGGCCCATCTCAACACAAACGTGATGTACTTCTTGATTGCATCTATTCGTTATGATGAAGAACAGACCAAAATGTTTATTGATTTGATTGTGAACGACTTTGGTTTGGAGCATCCAAATATGGTGCAGAAAGAGCATTTGTTGACAATCGTTCAGAGCTACTACACAGTTCGGTATCTCACCATTACCTCTGACCAACGGGCTCTACTAGTTGAGAAGGTTGTCTCATTCTTGTATTCAAATCCTGTATCGGTGAAAGAACAGGCTGCCGCTGTGTTCTCTGCCATTGTGCATGGTTCGATGGCTTTCGAGATGCAACCATTGATTGATAGTTACATTTCCAAGTTTACAAAGATTATCAACACACACCGTCGTGTGAAGGGTAAGAAATTGACTGCTGACGAACTTAATCTAGTCCATGGTGCCACGCTAGGTTTGGGAGCCTTACTTAACGCATTCCCCTACACCTCGCCTCCTCCCAAGTGGCTGCCGAATATCCTCTGGCTAGTGGCAGGAAGGTGTTCTAGCTATGAGGGTGTTATCTCAAGAACCGCCAAGACCATTTTGTCTAAGTTCAAAAAGAACCGTCAAGACACATGGCACATTGATTCAAAATTCTTTACCGATGATCAACTGGAGGAACTCGAGGGTGTTTCGGGCAAATCGTATTATTTATAG